GAAGACGAACACCATCGCCACGTTGCCGGCGATGACGATTCCCAACATGCTGAAGCAGAAGAGCGACAGATATTGGAAGAAGCGGTGAAATCGGCCAGGCCGACTGAGATGATGGCCGTGGACAATCACTTCGTGGTCGTGGTACGGGTCGTGCAACTCGTCGTGCATGTAGCCGGTGGCGTAGATGTGCACGCACGAGGCGATGAGCGTCACCATGCAGAACATCGTCACCGTGAGGGCGTCGATGTAGTAGCCGATGGTCAGCTTTAAGTTGCCGAACTGGCCGAGCGCGTACCAATCGCCGAAGTAATACGTCGGCGGCGGATTCGCGGCGTGGCCCTCGGCCGCAGCGTGTTCGTCGGCGTGCGACTCTTCCTGCAGCGCGACCAGCTGGAACGGCGAGTCTGTCGCCGCATGTGACGCCAGCGGGGCTGGCTCGCCGATCATTGCCGAATCGTGGTGATGATCGGCGCCAGCGGGCGCGTCGTAATGATCGCCCTCTTCGTGGTGGTCGCCGTGATGCGCTACCGGCAGTTCGTGGTTCGGCAACCAGACGATGAACATCGCCGTGAAGCTGAGCAGGAACGCCGAGACGATCGCTCCCGACGCCACGTAGCCGGCCCACTTGCCGTGGGGGCCAAGCCGTTTGCCGATGAACAAAATCACCACGAACGACGCCAATGGCAATAGCCAGGCGGCGGCGAGCAGCTTCGGCAGCGCGGTAGCGGGGGTCAAATCCATCGCGATCCGTCGGCGTTAGCCTTGCAATTGATCGGCGCGGTCGACGTCGATCGAGTCGTGGTTGTTGTAAAAATTGAGTGCGATCGCCAGGGCCACCGCCGCTTCCGCCGCGGCGAGCACGATGACGAACAACGCAATCAACGGCGCGTCGAGCCCCAGGTCCGGCCCGCCGTTGTTGAGGTACTTGCTGCCAAAGGCGATGAAGTTGAGGTTGGCGCCGTTGAGCACCAGCTCAATCCCCATCAACACGCCGAGCGCGTTTCGCTTAGTCGCCATGCACATGGCGCCGCAGACAAACATCACCGCGCCGACCGTCATGTAGTGGGCCGGTCCCGGCGGTTCCGTCAGCAGATTGGCAAGCAGCGAAATCGTCATGGTTGGTCAGGAAAATCAGTTGATTGAAATCTTAGCGAGCGCTACCAGCGAGCCGACGGGTTTATCCCGTCGGTAATGGATTTGCCCGCCGTTTCGCGCGAGCCAAGTAGGCCGCCCCAATCAGCACCACCAGCAAATGAACCGATACAATTTCAAACGGAAACAAATATCCCGACCTTCCCGCTTGTTCGCTCGTGGGAGCGTCGATCTTATCGACCCGTGCGCCGAGCAGCCCCATGCCGATCGGCGTGGCGTTTGGCTCCGCCTGCAGCTTCTCGACGGCAGCCCGTTCGGGGCTGCGCCATTCGGGGACGCTGAACGCCGCCGCGGTGAGCAGGCTAAGCAGCGCTCCGCCGGCAATCATGCCAAGCACCCAATCGCCGGCGGGCGTCTTCATGTTCACGAATCGCTCCTGCGACGTGAGCATGACGCCGAAGATCAGCAGCACCAACGTGCCGCCGACGTAAATCAGTAGTTGCATGGCGCCGACGAATTCCTGGCCCGCCAAGAAGAACAGCCCGGCCGTCGCCGCGAGGGCGAGCACCAGGTAGAAGGCCATCCGCACGATGTTCGTCGAGAGCAGCACCGCGAGCGAGAAGGCGCACGCGAGCCCGCCGAAGATCAGAAAGAAGACCGAGGGCCAGTAGATTTGCTCCATCGCTAGTCCCTCCGTCCTTGGCTAGCGAAGTGCTGATTGTGCGTGTGGGAGGCGCTCTTGCTGTGGGAGGCGTCTCCGACGCCGATTCCGCGCTCTACTTCCAACCAATTCGGCCCCTCAAGCTGCTTCGGCGTCGGAGACGCCTCCCACAGCTCAGCTTCGCGACCTTCTCGCACGTCGACTACTGCAGGTCGCGCCGGCTCGACGCTCGCTGCTCGCGGCGCGTCCCAGCCTTCGTCGACCGCGAACATCGCCGCGGGAGCCGGCAGCAATCCGAAGAACGTCCGACCGGGCAGATTGTATTGCCACAGCACCGCGCCGAGGAACATCACCGCCGCGATCGGCGTGCAGTACTTCAGGCACGTCGCCATCACCTGGTCGATCCGCAACCGCGGCAACGTCCAGCGAATCCAGATCATCACGCAGACGCCAACGACGCCCTTCAGCAGCACGTTCGTTAACCCGATCAGGTTGCCGAGGTAGCCGGTGAGTTCGCCATTCTCATAAGTCAGGCCGAGGATCGACGCGATCGGGATCGGCCCGTTCCAGGCGCCGAGGAACAGCACCGAGGCCAAGATGCTCACCGACAGCATCGAGCCATACTCGGCCATGAAGAAGAAGCTCCACCGCAGTCCGGAGTATTCCGTGTGGAAGCCGGCCACGAGTTCGCTTTCAGCTTCGGCCAAGTCGAACGGCGCGCGATTGACGCTCGCCGTCGCACACGTGAAGTAGACCCAGAACGTGATGAACGTCGCCGGATCGTGGAAGATGAACCAGTTGGTGAAGAGTCCCGCCTGTTGGTTGCCGATGACGACCATGTCCATCGACCCGGCGATCAGCACCGGGACGACGGCGCACATGCCGAGCGGCACTTCGTAGCTCACCACCTGAGCCGCTTCGCGCATGGCGCCAAAGAGCGACCACTTCGACGCCGAACTGTACCCGGCGAGGATGACGCCGAAGACTTCGAGCCCCAGCACGGCGACGACGAAGAACACACCGGTGTTGAGGTGCTGCGCGATCCAGGGATAAGGACCGCCGGCGAACGGAATTGCAATGAACGCCGCGATCGACGCGGCGAAGCTGACATACGGCGCGATCTTGAACAGGAAGCCGTCCGCCCCATCGGGCATTAGGTCTTCTTTGGTGATCAGCTTCAGGCCGTCGGCGAGCGTTTGCAGCCAGCCGAACTTGCCGCCGACCCGGGTCGGACCGAGACGATCCTGAATGCGGCCGGAGATCTTGCGTTCCAGCCAGATGAACACCAGGGCGCCAACCGCCACTAGGTTCAGAATCAACACGATGTGAATCAGCGCAGCGACAACATAGCCAACAGCGCTGTCAGACGGGATCGACCAGCCGAGT
This sequence is a window from Lacipirellula parvula. Protein-coding genes within it:
- the nuoK gene encoding NADH-quinone oxidoreductase subunit NuoK; amino-acid sequence: MTISLLANLLTEPPGPAHYMTVGAVMFVCGAMCMATKRNALGVLMGIELVLNGANLNFIAFGSKYLNNGGPDLGLDAPLIALFVIVLAAAEAAVALAIALNFYNNHDSIDVDRADQLQG
- a CDS encoding NADH-quinone oxidoreductase subunit J, yielding MEQIYWPSVFFLIFGGLACAFSLAVLLSTNIVRMAFYLVLALAATAGLFFLAGQEFVGAMQLLIYVGGTLVLLIFGVMLTSQERFVNMKTPAGDWVLGMIAGGALLSLLTAAAFSVPEWRSPERAAVEKLQAEPNATPIGMGLLGARVDKIDAPTSEQAGRSGYLFPFEIVSVHLLVVLIGAAYLARAKRRANPLPTG
- the nuoH gene encoding NADH-quinone oxidoreductase subunit NuoH; translation: MASGINNLLDWLLSSWLLSGLGWSIPSDSAVGYVVAALIHIVLILNLVAVGALVFIWLERKISGRIQDRLGPTRVGGKFGWLQTLADGLKLITKEDLMPDGADGFLFKIAPYVSFAASIAAFIAIPFAGGPYPWIAQHLNTGVFFVVAVLGLEVFGVILAGYSSASKWSLFGAMREAAQVVSYEVPLGMCAVVPVLIAGSMDMVVIGNQQAGLFTNWFIFHDPATFITFWVYFTCATASVNRAPFDLAEAESELVAGFHTEYSGLRWSFFFMAEYGSMLSVSILASVLFLGAWNGPIPIASILGLTYENGELTGYLGNLIGLTNVLLKGVVGVCVMIWIRWTLPRLRIDQVMATCLKYCTPIAAVMFLGAVLWQYNLPGRTFFGLLPAPAAMFAVDEGWDAPRAASVEPARPAVVDVREGREAELWEASPTPKQLEGPNWLEVERGIGVGDASHSKSASHTHNQHFASQGRRD